CCATCAACTCGAAACGGGCGCGCAACGACGTGCGCCCCCAGCCGATGCAAGTGCGGCTCATCAAGAACCTGGTGACCACCGCCTCCAACAACACCAACACCGACACGCAGATCGGCCGAACCTTGTTCACCCTGCTCCTGCCCCGCGATCTCGAGTCGTTCCTGGGCGGCAGCACGGCGACGGTGCTGGAGCTTGACCAAGGAACGGCCCCGATACCCTGGGAGGCCCTGGAGTCGCCGACGGCTTCGAACCGGCAGAAGCCATGGTCGATCCGGACCAAGCTGTTGCGCAAGCTGCGGATGACGACGCCCGACATCGCGGTGAACAGCGCCACGGCCGATGACGACATTCTTGTGATCGGCGACCCTGCCTGCGATCGAGCGAACTATCCGATCCTGCTGGGCGCCAGGCGCGAAGCCCTCGAGGTCGCGACGTTCCTGACCGCGGCCACGACATCTCCCGATAGCCGGACGTCCGCCGCAGCACGGGTGACATCCGTGATCAGCGGTCCCAACCCAAGTGATCCCGAACCCGACGCTACCGCCGTGCTCAATGCGGCCTGCAAGAAATCCTGGCGGATCATCCATGTCGCGGGCCATGGCGAACCGCCGACGGAGACCGACAAGGGCTTCGAGACAAGGGGCGTGGTGCTCTCGGGCGGTTCGTTCCTGGGAGCCAATGAAATCCAGGCGTTACGGGTCCAACCCGAGCTTGTGTTCGTGAATTGCTGCCATCTCGGGACCAGCGCGCCGAACGATCTGCTCGGGCCTACCAACTACAATCGCGCGCAATTTGCGTCGGGTGTCGCCCAGGCCCTTATCAAGAGTGGCGTCCGATGCGTGATCGCCGCCGGCTGGGCGGTGGACGATGAGGCTGCAAGCGTATTTGCCAAGGAGTTCTATCACGCGCTGCTCGGAGGCAAGCGCTTCATCGACGCGGTCGCATCTGCCAGGGAAGGTGCCTATGCCCGCGGCGGCAACACTTGGGCGGCCTATCAGTGCTACGGTGACCCCGACTGGCGATTCCGGCCTGCAACCGGCGATGCACAACGCCCGACTGCTCCGGGGCAGGAATTTTCCAGCATTGCCTCTGCCCCATCGCTGATCTTCGCGCTCGAGCAGATCGGGGTGGAAAGCGAGTACCAGCGCAAGTCTCCTGACATTCAGGCCGGACGCCTGCGCTATCTGGAAGCAACCTTCGGCCAGTATCGAGACCGCGGGGACGTCGCCGAGGCGTTCGGAAACGCGTGGATGAAATCGCGCCGCTTTGCGGAGGCGATCGAATGGTACGAGCGCGCGAGGGCGGCACAGGATGGAGCGGCGTCCCTGATCGCGATCGAGCAACTGGCCAATGCGAAGAGCCGCCAGGCCTTGAACAACATCAAGAACAATGCCGCCCCGTCGGCGACGGCCTTTAGCGAGGCGCGCGCGGCCATCAAGGATGCGATGGCGCTGCTCGACACGCTGCTGACCTTGGCGCGGACCTACGAGCGGGAAAGCCTTTACGGCTCCGGGTTCAAGCGACTGGCGATGCTCGAAGCCCTGGCCGGCGATCACTCCGCCGAAATGCAGGCGATCAATCGGATGTGGCAGCACTACAGCGCCGCGGAGACGATTGCCCGCGACACCAAGACGCGTCCGTTCTTTTACCCGGCGATGAACCGGATCGCAGCGCAATTGGTGCTCGCGAGGCCGCTCAAGACCAATGACATCACGGAGGTGCGCCAATCGATGTCATCCGTCGCGCCGGACTTCTGGTCGGTCGTCGGACAGACCGAACTCGACCTGTTCGAGTCGGTCGCAGCCGGCAGTCTTGCGCCGGACGTCGACCGCCTGATCGAGGACTTCCGGAAACACTACGCCCGCGTCAGCAACCCCACGATGTGGGGTTCCGTCCTCGACAACACTGAATTCGTGCTCGCCAGATACGTCGGGTCTGCGGGGCAGAACGAGAAGACTGCCGCCGACCGGCTCCTCGCTGAACTGAGGTTGCACGCGGGAAGCGAGCCACCGGCCGCAGCGGCGAAGCCGGGCGCTGCCAAGCGGCGAGCCAAGACCGCCAAACGTGCAGCGAAAGGGAAGCGGCGTCGCTGATCGAGACGGGCAACAGAGAGACGATCGGGTCCTGGCGATTGATCCGATTGGTACAGTTGGGTGGGCTCGAACCACCGACCTCCTGTTCCACAGACAGGCGCTCTAACCAACTGAGCTACAACTGCATCCTGGCGCGCGGCCCCGCAAAAAGGGGGGCGGCGATTTCGGCGGAAACTAGGTGCAACGCCGCGCTTTGGCAAGGCCGTAACACGCTGATTTCCGCTCTTATCTCGGGCCGTTCGACGGCCCTCGTCCAGCAAAAAGGCCCGGACCGCTTCGGCCCGGGCCTTCGCTCAAGTCCTGCGGGCCAAAGATCAGGCGGCCGGCTGCTGGGTGAACTTCGCGGCGCTGGCCTTGATCGGCTCGGCGGTCTCGCTGGCGACCTTCTGGCCGAGTTCGGCCAGTTCCTTGGCCTGCGCGGTGTAGGTCTCGAACTGCTTGCGGGCGTGCGAGGTCCACAGCTCGACGGCTTCGGTCGGCGACTTCACGGTGAACAGCTCCTGGGCGAAGTCGAGCGAGGAGGTGGTGTTGGCCTTGAAGAACTCGATCAGCTTGGCCGAATACGCAGTGGCTCCCTTGTTGATCGAGGTGAAGACGGCCTCGACGGTCGAGTTGTGGGTCTCGGCAGCGTCCTTGAACTTGGCGTAGCTGTCGCGAGCCTGCAGCACGCCCTTCTCGGCGAACGCGCGAACCTGCTCGGGAACCTCGAACGGGATGATCGAGGCGGAAAACGGATCGGACGGGTTGGTCATACGTGTAATCCTTCGCAACGGGTGACTAGATGGAACTAGATGTGACCATTGCGGACGTCCCGGAGCCAGCAGGCCGGGAGCGTTGAAATGGATCACGCTGCCTTGATTCACGGGAGTGCCCTTCGTCGGGCGCGCCTAATAAACACCCATATCATGTCAATTTTGTGCAACGCAACGTAAGATCGCGTGCGGCGCCACATTTTTTATAAGGCGGAATATAGGGTTACCGCGCCCGACCCGGGTTGGGCCTGCCGCGGCCGCCCCGGATCGGCGGCCCGGTCAGCTCTCTTCAGCTCAGCTCTTGGGCTTCACCGCATCCATCGCGGCACGGCTGACCGCCTGGCCCATTTCGCTGGCCTGCTCGGCGAGCGCGCGCATCTGGCCCTGCACATATTCGCTGTGCAGCCGCATCACCTCGGTGAGGTCCTTGGCCTTGAGCAGCGACTGGGCGTAGTTGAGCGACGACTGCACGTTCTTTTCGGCATAGGACAGCGCCTTGGCGGAGACGTCCTTGGCGCCGGCGCGCATCGTGGCGTTGCGCTCCTCGATCTTGCCGGCGGTATCCCGCGCGTTGGTCACGAACTGCTCGAACGCCTTGCGCGCCTGATCGAAGCTCGCCTCCGCCATCGACCGCATGTCCTTGGGAATCTCGAATTTGGGGATCTCGAAATGGTCACGCCCGTTGTCGCTCATGGTCGCTCTCCCTCGCTTGGTGATCGGCCCGCCGGTTGGCCCCGCAGGCGCCCGGCAGCTTATATCGGTACACTGCGATAGCAGGTGTGACGCGGCACCGCCCTGGTTCCGCTTCACGCTGTCACAGCAGGTTCTGCGGGACAACGCGAAACGGCTGTGGATCGTTCAGCCAAGTTAACGTTATCCAGCCTTTGGCGGGGGCACTCTCGCGGCGGACATGGACCTGCCGCTCCCCGCTTGCGATACTAACCTTCTGTTAAGGCTGTCGTCCTGCGGCTGCCGGCCTTCGGCAATGCGAGGAAGAAAGCCAAACCTATGCGGTCAAATCTTGCGTGATGAGTGACGCTGAATTCCAGATCCAGGCGCTCGGCGATGTGAGGCTGGCGGACCATGCGACGGCAGCCCTGCCGGCATGGCTGTGGTCGGCCGACGGCGCACGGATCCGCTGGGCCAATCCGGTCGGCGCGCAGGTATTCGGTGCCGCCAACGGCGCCGAATTGGCGAAGCGCACTTTCGGTCCGGCCGATCCGCATCGCCGCCAGGTCGCGCGGCTCGGCTCCAATCTTGGCGCGGGCGGCGCGGTGCGGCTGGAGCGGCTGCGCGGCTTCGGCGCGCCGCCCGGCATGCTGGCGACCTGCGGCTGCAGGCGCATCGAGCTATCCGACGGCAGCCACGGCATCCTGATGACCGCGTTCAATGCTGGCGGCCGCGGCATGCCGCTCGCCGAGCGCTTGCAGCGGCTGGTGCAGGGACTGGAGCGTCCGGCCGCCGCCTTCACCGGCGACGGATTGTTGATCGCAGCCAATGAGGCGGCGCGTTCGCTGCCCGGCCTGCACGATCTCAGCGAAGCCGGCCTCGATGCGGCGCGCGGCGAGGCACTGGCGCAGGGCCGCGCGGCGGCGAGCGTCGCGATCGGCCGCGTCGTGCTGCAGCGGATCGGCCACGGCGCCGATCGCGCGCTGATCGCGTTGATCAAGCCGGCGCCCGCTGTCGCGGCCAAACCCGCGGCGCCGATCATGCCTGAGCCGGTTGCGCCGGAGGTGGCTGCAACGGAAGCCGCCGCAGCCACGCCGCAGGAGGCTGCGGCCGTGGCGCCGGCACCTGCCATGGTCGAACCGCGAGTGGCGCATCACGAGGCAACGCATCACGAGACTCCTGCAGAGATCGATGCGGCGCCCGCGAGCTTCACGCTGTTCGATGCGCTGGACCCGCCGGCGGAAGAAACCACCGCAGTCGAGCCGGTGATCAGCGCGGCTGCATCCGGGACCTCGGACGTTGCGGCATCTCACGCGCCGGCGGAACCGACGCACGTCGAGACAGTGTCCGCCGAGACCACGCCGTTCGATACCACGCCCGACGAGAGCCCCGCCGTCGAGGAGCCGCTGTCGGAAGCGCTCATCGAGGAGCCAGCCGAAACGCATCCGGAGACCGCGCCCGATCTCGAACGGACGGCAAGCGCGCCGGCTCCGGAACCATCGGCGCCGCCGGCCGATGCCGCGCCCTCGCCCTATGCGATCGCGGATGCGCCCGCTGCGCCGCCCGCCGCCGAACCGGAGCCCGCGTCGCAGGCGCCGGTGCCGCCGCCATCCTGGCTCGACGAGCCCTTGCCGGTGCGGCGACATCCGCTGCGCTTCATGTGGCAGATGGACCACGAGGCCCGCTTCTCGCTCGGCTCCGACGAATTCACCCGCCTGATCGGCCTGCACACCGCGGCAGGCTTCGGCCGGCTCTGGAGCGATATCGCCGAGGCCTTCGGCCTCGATCCGGAGGGCCGCGTCCTCAAGGCGTTCGCCAGCCACGACACCTGGAGCGGCATCACGCTGCACTGGCCGGTCGATGGCGGCGGCCGGCTGCCGGTCGAATTGTCCGGCTTGCCGGTGTTCGACAGGAACCGGAATTTCGCCGGCTATCGCGGCTTTGGTGTGTGTCGCGACCTCGACGGCCTTGCGCGACTCGCTGCATTGCGCCGCTATGAGTTCTTCAGCGGCTCGATCGCGCCGCGATCGCTGTCCGCCGGTGTCACGCCGGCGCCACGCGTCGATGCGCCGCCCGGGCCCGCCGCGTTGCCGCCCGAAAATCCTCCGCCGCACGCGGAGCCGCCGCCCGATACGACCGCGAGTGCACCACCCGAGGAATTGACCGAACCAGTCGCAACAGAGCCTTCACACCAAGCCGATCCGGATCA
The window above is part of the Bradyrhizobium sp. PSBB068 genome. Proteins encoded here:
- a CDS encoding phasin family protein → MSDNGRDHFEIPKFEIPKDMRSMAEASFDQARKAFEQFVTNARDTAGKIEERNATMRAGAKDVSAKALSYAEKNVQSSLNYAQSLLKAKDLTEVMRLHSEYVQGQMRALAEQASEMGQAVSRAAMDAVKPKS
- a CDS encoding phasin, whose protein sequence is MTNPSDPFSASIIPFEVPEQVRAFAEKGVLQARDSYAKFKDAAETHNSTVEAVFTSINKGATAYSAKLIEFFKANTTSSLDFAQELFTVKSPTEAVELWTSHARKQFETYTAQAKELAELGQKVASETAEPIKASAAKFTQQPAA